The Nitrospira sp. genome contains a region encoding:
- a CDS encoding DUF4157 domain-containing protein — translation MTLCPVGKLKNRLDSAHHRLAYLPVSSIPVHDQFQIQRKAFCPCGGGCPSCQSGGGNFKVSQPNDSAEIDADAIADRVMRVPIEKIGPITLNSSVSEPQIQRQPASGTQAAEEEPEPIGEGLATVAENLDENNPAFSKLTEELGDRFRALPAPLSVGVPLFLGANYLGIWALAMANPAMRRHLNDFNLGMAPGALLPQFPIKTFTYRILDPEQTRFEFDLDLDVSGIIESLDENSPLSTLSIETAGRLNTTAPTGASPVGLSSLNVNLGLFDDGLMFSGGFRQGVDPYPLLERDPYTGAGSRIMQQVPGLPDLYPGEQDIRFMLQVDFVRLYNYFNPQSTPIRSVPRQVEGDRGEPEVQRKTAGCTTCHSGTGDLRVSQPNDAAEIEADAIADRVMKMPAGAEALNTTNHIDPTKGTHRKCDACEDEEETIRRKPLSGPGEMPSPNPDHVHSVIGSGGQPLDLVTRGFFEPRLGRDLSGVRVHTYLAASQSARKVDARAYTVGNDIVFGNSEYAPHSESGRYLIAHELAHVAQQSGQAASGKPPVIARVALTPADVDTLADSLHDAIASVPTDEELIYVALQKLERDATAITSLKSAYKTRHMTDLVADLGSQLKGPGLALAKTLLGVKGGLAVSTKAPVTATEFETVAKTINTALAGKTIDAEAIYAALLPLAYDSTKSSTLKTTYATLFTNTLEADLTAKLTGADLAYSLYLLNAPGPAAVHAPTTFKAQPGPGKAPATPPPPVAGGTIKAETEVPWKTTSGTTGQYGFGVGYSGALSAHSRWVQFIEREISYDPKGGGKRTSLDKEITAGGGKNKYKLTTTTASPNWAVDSYSASTPFFDDKSDAWRDATSVSIYDAPAPREGDIKDLFDAGHTNVTSRAHFDIYLIRDYSAIYHVEIEIVWTFSDPKNLNKRKTTRTIKSTGKVSVLPGALKSALVARYPAYAYIR, via the coding sequence ATGACGTTGTGCCCCGTGGGGAAGCTTAAAAATCGATTGGACTCGGCACATCACCGGCTGGCGTATCTGCCGGTGTCGTCTATTCCTGTACATGACCAGTTCCAAATTCAGAGAAAGGCTTTTTGTCCCTGCGGCGGTGGATGTCCGTCGTGCCAGTCGGGTGGGGGCAATTTCAAAGTCTCGCAGCCGAATGATTCGGCCGAGATCGATGCCGATGCGATCGCCGATCGTGTGATGCGCGTGCCGATTGAGAAAATCGGTCCGATCACTCTCAATTCGTCCGTATCAGAACCGCAAATTCAACGCCAGCCGGCCAGTGGAACGCAGGCAGCTGAAGAAGAACCTGAACCGATCGGTGAAGGGCTTGCGACCGTCGCAGAAAACCTCGATGAGAATAATCCTGCTTTTTCCAAACTAACCGAAGAGCTTGGTGACAGGTTCCGTGCACTGCCCGCACCGCTGAGTGTTGGTGTGCCTCTATTCCTGGGCGCGAATTATCTGGGCATCTGGGCACTGGCGATGGCGAATCCAGCAATGCGGAGACACCTTAACGATTTCAATCTCGGTATGGCGCCGGGCGCCCTTCTTCCGCAATTTCCGATAAAGACCTTTACATACAGGATCCTTGACCCTGAGCAAACACGGTTCGAATTCGATCTCGATTTGGACGTGTCAGGAATAATCGAATCGTTGGATGAAAATAGCCCGCTGTCAACCTTGTCGATCGAGACCGCCGGACGTCTGAATACCACAGCGCCGACAGGCGCCTCGCCTGTAGGACTGTCATCATTGAATGTAAATTTGGGACTGTTCGATGATGGCTTGATGTTCTCCGGTGGTTTCCGTCAGGGTGTTGATCCGTATCCGCTTTTAGAAAGGGATCCGTATACGGGTGCGGGTTCCAGGATCATGCAGCAGGTTCCCGGCTTGCCAGATTTGTATCCTGGTGAGCAGGACATTCGGTTCATGCTGCAGGTCGATTTCGTCAGGTTATATAACTATTTCAATCCTCAGAGCACTCCGATTCGAAGCGTCCCGCGACAAGTTGAAGGAGACCGCGGCGAACCTGAAGTGCAAAGGAAAACTGCCGGATGTACGACATGCCATTCCGGTACGGGCGACCTGCGCGTGTCCCAACCGAACGACGCAGCCGAGATCGAGGCGGATGCGATCGCCGATCGTGTGATGAAGATGCCAGCCGGAGCCGAAGCACTGAACACGACGAATCACATCGATCCGACAAAGGGGACCCATCGTAAATGCGATGCGTGCGAGGACGAAGAAGAAACGATCCGGCGAAAACCGTTGTCGGGCCCGGGCGAAATGCCATCGCCAAATCCCGATCACGTACACAGCGTCATCGGCTCCGGCGGCCAGCCGCTCGACCTGGTGACCCGCGGATTCTTTGAACCGCGCTTGGGCCGCGACCTTTCGGGAGTTCGCGTTCACACCTACTTGGCCGCCTCGCAGTCGGCGAGGAAGGTCGATGCGCGCGCCTATACGGTCGGCAACGACATCGTTTTCGGTAACAGCGAGTACGCCCCGCACTCGGAAAGCGGCCGGTATCTGATCGCCCACGAGCTTGCGCATGTCGCCCAGCAGAGCGGCCAGGCGGCCTCTGGTAAGCCGCCCGTGATCGCGCGCGTCGCGCTCACACCCGCCGATGTGGACACACTCGCCGACTCGCTTCACGATGCCATCGCCAGTGTTCCAACGGACGAGGAACTCATCTACGTTGCACTGCAAAAACTCGAACGGGACGCGACGGCCATCACGTCGCTCAAGTCTGCGTATAAGACGAGGCATATGACAGACCTCGTCGCCGATCTTGGCTCGCAACTAAAGGGGCCGGGTCTCGCCCTCGCCAAGACACTGCTTGGGGTGAAAGGCGGTCTCGCAGTTTCTACGAAAGCGCCGGTTACGGCCACGGAGTTCGAGACAGTTGCGAAGACGATCAATACGGCGCTCGCCGGCAAGACGATCGACGCCGAGGCCATCTATGCCGCCTTGCTTCCGCTGGCGTACGACTCGACAAAATCCAGCACACTGAAGACGACGTATGCAACGCTGTTCACCAATACGCTCGAGGCTGACCTCACCGCGAAGCTGACAGGTGCGGACCTCGCATACTCGCTCTATCTGCTCAATGCGCCAGGCCCGGCTGCCGTCCACGCGCCGACCACATTCAAGGCCCAGCCCGGCCCGGGCAAAGCGCCGGCGACGCCCCCGCCACCCGTTGCAGGGGGGACGATCAAGGCAGAGACCGAAGTGCCGTGGAAGACCACGTCCGGAACGACGGGGCAATATGGGTTTGGTGTCGGCTACAGCGGAGCTCTCTCAGCACATAGCCGGTGGGTGCAGTTCATCGAACGTGAGATCAGCTATGATCCGAAGGGCGGCGGAAAGCGCACCTCCCTCGATAAAGAGATCACCGCCGGCGGCGGGAAGAATAAGTACAAGTTAACGACGACGACAGCTTCGCCCAACTGGGCCGTGGACAGCTACAGTGCGTCAACTCCATTTTTCGACGATAAGAGCGACGCATGGCGCGACGCGACCTCAGTGTCGATCTACGACGCGCCGGCCCCACGCGAGGGCGACATAAAGGACCTCTTCGATGCAGGGCACACGAATGTCACGTCCCGCGCGCATTTCGACATCTATTTGATTCGTGACTACTCGGCGATCTACCACGTCGAGATCGAAATCGTCTGGACCTTTTCGGATCCAAAAAACTTGAATAAGCGCAAGACGACGCGAACGATCAAGTCAACGGGCAAGGTGAGCGTTCTGCCCGGAGCGCTGAAAAGTGCGCTCGTCGCGCGCTATCCGGCGTATGCATATATCCGTTAG
- a CDS encoding DUF4157 domain-containing protein, producing MTPDGGALPTSTLPPGATVLRKASCSCGGRCPACQTQSSDLKVSQPNDPAEIEADRIADNVMRMPDGGSGAVAHEGRESKTFHRRAKPGSNSVPPSSGIFGSSGHPLDAETREFFEPRFGRDLGDVRIHTGNESNNTAQNISAHAYTLGDSIGFAAGSYDLVSHEGRRLIAHELAHVVQQQNGTAPGIVHRSFVPWPGQIGTDAKDAAGKSTYKEEGNIVSEYVQRTGDEKFAAPKPSLLEFDKKNCTVASTVEVNITKSADPKNVVTDDELKKEKERFFKVANDKLNGWVEITVGSGEKCTVCAGKTVSVKIVAKEGTGPFADSVEIVKSTDREDAGHFEVGTSESTLWHEAGHIVLGAADEYQEGDRAKRKDPRPEDKANPGDFSIMEHSHWPSSANAMMHARHFSHIPAWLGRKFPNCSFDIKERSVFTGINFRAPVIFLYPTGGYANIGGSHGAFLNYGLDIGIPLTNARDWELFVGAHGTFMGQLEGDKRLAFLIGARVGIEKMWTPGAGGFNVGGFAEGGAAFVGDKSSKDASTSYLPGGYGYGGVNLGYKFSPSAVFPNLSLNAEVGGGAIRPSGLHNLQAFVKDENLLPFFTAGLRATMMF from the coding sequence GTGACACCGGATGGCGGCGCTTTGCCGACAAGCACACTGCCACCGGGGGCGACTGTACTTCGAAAAGCTTCGTGCTCCTGCGGGGGCAGATGCCCGGCTTGTCAGACGCAATCCAGCGATCTGAAGGTTTCCCAGCCCAACGATCCCGCCGAGATCGAAGCCGATCGCATCGCCGATAACGTAATGCGGATGCCGGATGGTGGAAGTGGGGCGGTGGCTCATGAGGGCAGGGAATCAAAGACGTTTCACCGACGAGCGAAACCGGGCTCAAACAGTGTCCCGCCTTCTTCGGGCATTTTCGGTTCTTCCGGGCACCCGCTTGATGCCGAAACGCGAGAGTTTTTTGAACCTCGGTTTGGGCGCGATCTGGGCGATGTCCGCATCCACACCGGAAACGAAAGCAATAACACGGCTCAAAATATAAGCGCCCACGCATATACGCTTGGCGACAGTATAGGGTTTGCCGCAGGCAGCTATGACCTGGTTTCGCATGAAGGCCGACGACTGATCGCCCACGAGTTGGCCCACGTTGTCCAGCAACAGAATGGTACCGCGCCCGGCATTGTCCACCGCAGTTTTGTGCCGTGGCCGGGACAGATAGGAACCGATGCCAAGGATGCGGCCGGAAAGTCCACTTACAAGGAAGAAGGAAATATTGTGAGCGAATACGTTCAGCGCACCGGTGACGAAAAATTTGCTGCTCCCAAACCTTCACTACTCGAATTCGACAAGAAAAACTGTACCGTAGCTTCTACGGTTGAAGTGAACATTACCAAGTCTGCAGACCCTAAAAATGTCGTCACAGATGACGAACTAAAGAAAGAAAAGGAGCGGTTTTTCAAAGTTGCTAATGACAAATTAAACGGCTGGGTTGAGATCACAGTTGGCAGCGGCGAAAAATGCACGGTTTGCGCCGGAAAGACGGTTTCGGTCAAAATCGTGGCTAAGGAAGGCACCGGGCCTTTTGCGGATTCAGTCGAGATAGTCAAAAGCACCGACCGCGAAGACGCAGGGCACTTCGAAGTTGGAACCTCCGAATCTACGCTCTGGCACGAGGCCGGGCACATTGTGCTTGGAGCCGCTGATGAATATCAGGAAGGCGATCGCGCTAAACGAAAGGACCCTCGTCCCGAAGACAAAGCCAATCCGGGCGATTTTTCGATAATGGAACACAGCCATTGGCCGTCCAGCGCAAATGCGATGATGCATGCTCGTCATTTTTCGCATATTCCTGCATGGCTCGGACGCAAATTTCCCAATTGCAGCTTTGATATAAAAGAGAGAAGCGTTTTCACAGGCATCAATTTCCGGGCTCCGGTTATATTTTTATACCCGACAGGCGGATACGCGAATATCGGCGGGTCACACGGCGCATTCCTGAATTACGGCCTTGATATCGGGATACCGCTGACAAACGCCCGTGATTGGGAGCTCTTTGTCGGCGCGCACGGTACATTTATGGGGCAACTCGAAGGCGACAAACGACTTGCGTTTTTAATAGGTGCCAGGGTCGGCATTGAAAAAATGTGGACTCCGGGAGCAGGCGGATTTAACGTAGGTGGATTTGCCGAAGGAGGCGCGGCATTTGTAGGCGACAAATCTTCAAAGGATGCCTCGACGTCTTATCTGCCGGGCGGTTATGGCTATGGTGGGGTGAATTTGGGGTATAAATTCTCTCCGTCCGCGGTGTTTCCTAACCTGTCGCTTAACGCAGAGGTAGGCGGCGGCGCCATCCGCCCATCGGGGCTGCACAACCTCCAAGCGTTTGTTAAAGACGAAAACTTGCTCCCATTCTTTACCGCCGGGCTCCGCGCCACGATGATGTTTTAG
- a CDS encoding DUF4157 domain-containing protein, with product MRMPVGAVQPPEKEKHSGHIIHRKCDACATEEQEEMSEPVMRKEAFASAMAEPPPGDISPSIENVLRSGGQPLDFTTRRFFEPRFGLDLNHVRIHTDSIAGQSARSINARAYTLGRNIVFGRGEYKPESESGKQLIAHELVHTVQQNPRVFHADNRTIQGQTQSVIARQPSSVPVPAPTRRELVEAAADWLVGMARQVEVMRQSAAVALATTPGSAAGPRAFHRLLNQDVLERLLNNAISVFEAQKSDNPDVNFPSESPEQTRLGEAYARAMEQLGLAIEEARVNSANLAPDVHDAQERGYGRNRMRWFDANPAAPLAAGIRDTFTQTEQDISARRHQQATTEFSNLAANLHLFNLAGDGARRLRLALLNASYRLVRDPVSGDVGAQSAAALTTTIQPIFDQLDGYDWAISQAVSRLTRAEARTREFVADPIAQAAVGTALQAHFATRDPGYAALLADRLARMARELRGQGSLVVHARNPQDPSCTIGSIGGGLSMTAAHAEPNHFYFCRSVTIGDEDDVSTVIHESAHATIPSLGARAPLTAMSTTPRDRSYPGERIYAHLTTEEALDNAESYAFYVDELLGVQVQRATAPNDQITGCADPAPVEAAIARATYRIRLGAMWGEQTLSQFRGQLLPQGIIEVVRRGFPAADEARSRVVLTHLSHLAGSLNYYLPVTCRSASDAEARAGALIYSRSNRVTATGLSSTVARRSGDTIFVCPAWLASGVDVQEDSLASILVLRYRSAVPVADVEGIVNLIRFIQEEAHPSLTGRTLRQHQDADAPP from the coding sequence ATGCGGATGCCGGTTGGGGCTGTGCAGCCTCCTGAAAAAGAGAAGCATTCCGGTCATATCATCCATCGAAAATGCGACGCGTGTGCAACTGAGGAACAGGAAGAGATGTCTGAGCCGGTCATGCGCAAGGAAGCCTTTGCCTCTGCCATGGCCGAACCGCCGCCCGGCGATATTTCACCATCGATCGAGAATGTCCTACGGTCCGGCGGGCAGCCGTTGGATTTCACGACACGCCGATTTTTCGAGCCACGCTTCGGTCTGGATCTCAACCATGTTCGTATTCATACGGATTCCATTGCCGGACAATCGGCTCGGTCGATCAATGCGCGCGCCTATACGCTCGGGCGCAACATCGTTTTTGGACGCGGCGAATACAAACCGGAATCAGAATCAGGTAAACAATTGATAGCGCATGAGCTCGTCCATACCGTGCAGCAAAATCCCAGAGTTTTCCATGCAGACAATCGGACGATCCAAGGACAGACTCAATCTGTGATTGCCCGTCAACCTTCATCTGTTCCGGTTCCGGCGCCAACCCGAAGAGAGTTGGTCGAAGCGGCAGCGGACTGGCTTGTGGGTATGGCTCGTCAGGTCGAAGTCATGCGTCAATCGGCTGCCGTCGCGCTTGCGACGACTCCGGGCAGCGCGGCAGGGCCACGGGCATTTCATCGACTGCTGAACCAGGATGTGTTGGAGCGGCTCCTCAATAACGCCATCTCCGTGTTTGAGGCGCAAAAAAGCGACAATCCGGACGTGAACTTTCCGTCGGAAAGTCCCGAGCAAACTCGTCTGGGTGAAGCCTATGCGCGCGCCATGGAGCAATTGGGGCTGGCGATCGAGGAAGCGCGGGTCAACAGCGCGAATCTCGCGCCCGACGTCCACGATGCGCAGGAAAGGGGCTATGGTCGCAACCGCATGCGGTGGTTCGACGCAAATCCCGCCGCACCACTCGCGGCTGGAATCCGCGACACATTCACGCAGACGGAGCAGGACATTTCAGCCAGACGTCATCAACAGGCAACGACGGAATTCTCGAATCTGGCTGCGAACCTGCATCTGTTCAATCTTGCCGGGGACGGCGCCCGACGGCTCCGACTGGCATTACTCAACGCCAGTTACCGGCTCGTACGTGATCCGGTCTCGGGCGACGTCGGCGCGCAATCCGCCGCCGCCCTCACGACAACCATTCAGCCGATTTTCGATCAACTGGACGGATACGATTGGGCGATCTCGCAAGCCGTCTCGCGTCTCACGCGAGCTGAGGCACGGACGCGTGAATTTGTCGCCGACCCGATCGCACAGGCCGCCGTCGGTACTGCGTTGCAGGCGCACTTCGCCACCCGCGATCCTGGTTATGCCGCTTTGCTGGCCGATCGTCTGGCTCGAATGGCCCGTGAACTTCGCGGGCAAGGCTCGCTGGTGGTTCACGCCCGCAATCCGCAGGATCCGTCATGCACGATCGGAAGCATCGGCGGCGGCCTGTCGATGACCGCGGCCCATGCCGAGCCGAATCACTTCTATTTCTGTCGCAGCGTCACCATCGGCGATGAGGACGACGTCAGCACGGTGATACACGAAAGCGCGCATGCGACGATCCCGAGTCTCGGCGCGCGCGCGCCGCTGACGGCAATGTCCACTACTCCGCGCGACCGTTCCTATCCGGGCGAACGAATTTACGCACACCTGACGACGGAAGAGGCGCTCGACAACGCAGAGTCGTATGCGTTCTATGTCGACGAACTGCTCGGAGTTCAGGTTCAGCGTGCGACTGCGCCGAATGATCAGATCACCGGTTGCGCCGATCCCGCTCCGGTGGAAGCTGCGATCGCTCGTGCAACCTATCGCATAAGGCTCGGCGCGATGTGGGGAGAACAGACGTTAAGTCAGTTTCGAGGACAACTTTTGCCGCAAGGCATTATCGAGGTCGTCCGCCGCGGCTTTCCAGCCGCGGATGAAGCACGGTCGAGAGTGGTGCTTACCCACCTGAGTCATCTTGCGGGCTCGCTGAACTATTATCTCCCGGTGACATGTCGGTCCGCATCGGATGCCGAGGCGCGCGCCGGAGCATTGATCTATAGCCGCTCGAACAGAGTCACGGCCACGGGTCTTTCCTCAACCGTGGCACGGCGCAGCGGAGATACGATTTTCGTGTGCCCCGCATGGCTTGCGTCCGGAGTCGATGTTCAGGAGGATTCGCTCGCTTCCATTCTCGTTCTCCGCTATCGTTCGGCGGTGCCTGTGGCGGACGTGGAAGGCATAGTCAATTTAATACGGTTCATTCAGGAAGAGGCGCATCCGTCGCTGACAGGCCGCACATTGCGGCAGCATCAGGACGCCGATGCGCCGCCGTGA